In the genome of Bryobacteraceae bacterium, one region contains:
- a CDS encoding RNA chaperone Hfq produces the protein MEAANRRLIRPSLNELKERIEAKKGLTPPIKPPTKTPPPQQQPPHSNGPNALAAKKSSPSESTNAENFYYAKQISNKTPMVVVLKDGEQVQGVIEWYDKHCLRVDRGEDPGAMIYKQNIKYMYKAD, from the coding sequence ATGGAAGCAGCCAACCGTCGACTCATTCGTCCGTCGTTGAATGAACTCAAGGAACGGATCGAAGCCAAGAAGGGCCTGACCCCGCCGATCAAGCCCCCCACGAAAACGCCTCCGCCCCAACAGCAGCCACCGCACAGCAACGGCCCGAATGCTCTGGCCGCCAAGAAGTCCTCGCCGTCGGAATCCACCAACGCCGAGAACTTCTACTACGCCAAGCAGATTTCGAACAAGACCCCGATGGTGGTCGTGCTCAAGGACGGTGAGCAGGTGCAGGGCGTCATCGAGTGGTACGACAAGCATTGCCTGCGCGTGGACCGCGGCGAAGACCCCGGCGCCATGATCTACAAGCAGAACATCAAGTACATGTACAAGGCGGACTAA
- a CDS encoding ankyrin repeat domain-containing protein: MAFEHLQWSAPLAAYDGQATALLEGHRRADVDAIGRIRRTHPRFLDAKAPWLPRDVSHAEIAESPFARDDARLSIARSYDFADWAALSEFSEAVKPGEPVARFEAAVEAVVDGDEPALAAALREDPQLALMRSTRRTHLDPAVHGAMLLHYVAANGVEGYRQRSPKNAPAIARAILGAGTPPDAVAYMYGGEWATMGLLVSSCHPAQAGVQVALVDVLADFGASVDAVPAALAFGYSDAARALMRRGARVDSLSVASGLGDLREAARLLAGADAVERRRALALAAMHGHPDVVAMLLDAGEDPNRFNPKGNHAHSTPLHQAALAGHLSVVRVLVERGARVDIEDEIYHASALGWARHGGRDEVAAYLESLR; this comes from the coding sequence ATGGCATTTGAGCATCTTCAATGGAGCGCCCCTCTGGCCGCCTACGATGGCCAGGCCACTGCCCTTCTCGAGGGGCATCGACGTGCGGATGTAGACGCGATCGGAAGGATCCGTCGCACCCATCCCCGATTCCTCGACGCGAAGGCGCCTTGGCTGCCGAGGGACGTTTCCCATGCCGAAATCGCCGAATCTCCGTTCGCCCGTGACGATGCGCGGCTCTCGATCGCGCGTTCGTATGATTTTGCCGATTGGGCGGCGTTGAGCGAATTCTCGGAGGCAGTGAAGCCGGGCGAACCCGTGGCGAGGTTCGAGGCGGCGGTGGAGGCGGTGGTGGATGGGGATGAACCTGCGCTCGCCGCTGCGCTGCGAGAGGATCCGCAACTCGCGTTGATGCGATCGACGCGCCGAACGCATCTCGATCCGGCAGTGCATGGAGCGATGCTATTGCACTACGTCGCGGCGAACGGCGTGGAGGGCTACCGGCAGCGATCGCCCAAGAACGCTCCGGCGATCGCGCGCGCCATCCTCGGCGCCGGAACTCCTCCCGATGCCGTCGCCTACATGTACGGTGGCGAGTGGGCGACGATGGGTCTGCTTGTTTCGAGCTGCCATCCGGCGCAGGCAGGCGTGCAGGTGGCGTTGGTGGATGTGCTGGCGGACTTTGGCGCGTCGGTGGACGCCGTGCCGGCTGCGCTCGCGTTTGGTTATTCGGATGCGGCGCGAGCCCTGATGCGTCGTGGCGCGCGTGTCGACTCGCTGTCCGTGGCGTCGGGGTTGGGGGACCTTCGGGAGGCGGCGAGGCTGCTCGCCGGCGCGGACGCAGTGGAGCGCCGTCGCGCGCTGGCGCTGGCGGCGATGCACGGACATCCGGATGTGGTTGCGATGCTCCTGGACGCCGGTGAGGATCCGAACCGGTTCAACCCCAAGGGCAACCACGCGCATTCAACTCCATTGCATCAGGCGGCGTTGGCGGGCCATCTCAGCGTAGTGCGCGTGCTGGTGGAGCGGGGTGCGCGAGTGGATATCGAAGACGAGATTTATCATGCCTCCGCGTTGGGTTGGGCGCGGCACGGCGGGCGTGACGAGGTGGCGGCGTATCTGGAATCGTTGAGGTAG
- a CDS encoding NAD(P)(+) transhydrogenase (Re/Si-specific) subunit beta has product MIPNTVIDLAYIVASVLFILGLKLLSSQKTARRGNFISAVGMFIAVLATLVKGGLGFQWILVGLGAGAAVGAWAAYAVRMTAMPEMVGLLNGFGGLASLLVGWAEYHARPDGDLLTAVATYLAVLIGSVTFSGSIVAWAKLGEKISGKPFLFSGQQIVNGGLVAGLAVIGVLFSMNPGESYTLLMVAIVLSLILGVMAVIPIGGADMPVVISLLNSYSGMAASAAGFVILNSVLIVAGCLVGASGIILTAIMCRAMNRSLGNVLFSGFGAAPAASAAGKEVKGEVKSLSPQDAYYVLEAARSVMFVPGYGLAVAQAQHAVRELAQLLEENGAEVAYAIHPVAGRMPGHMNVLLAEADVPYEQLLEMDSANPRMPTVDVAIVIGANDVVNPAAREDEASPLYGMPIINVDQARTVFVSKRSMASGFAGVENPLFYLENVRMVFGDAKATVQAIIGEFKSGA; this is encoded by the coding sequence GTGATTCCCAACACTGTCATCGACCTCGCCTATATCGTCGCTTCGGTGCTCTTCATCCTCGGGCTGAAGCTGCTCAGCTCGCAGAAGACGGCGCGACGCGGCAATTTCATCTCCGCCGTCGGTATGTTCATCGCCGTCCTGGCGACGCTCGTCAAAGGCGGGCTCGGGTTCCAATGGATTCTCGTCGGACTCGGCGCCGGCGCCGCCGTCGGCGCCTGGGCCGCCTACGCCGTGCGGATGACGGCCATGCCGGAAATGGTCGGCCTCCTCAACGGCTTCGGCGGCCTCGCAAGCCTCCTGGTCGGCTGGGCCGAATATCATGCCCGCCCGGACGGCGACCTGCTGACTGCCGTCGCCACATACCTCGCCGTGCTGATCGGCTCGGTGACGTTCTCTGGTTCCATCGTTGCCTGGGCCAAGCTAGGCGAAAAAATTTCAGGCAAACCCTTTCTCTTCTCCGGCCAGCAGATCGTCAACGGCGGCCTCGTCGCCGGCCTCGCGGTGATCGGCGTCCTCTTCTCGATGAATCCGGGCGAGTCTTATACGCTGTTGATGGTAGCCATCGTGCTGTCGCTGATTCTCGGCGTCATGGCCGTCATCCCCATCGGCGGCGCAGACATGCCGGTGGTGATATCGCTGCTCAACAGCTACTCCGGCATGGCGGCCTCGGCCGCCGGCTTCGTGATCCTGAATAGCGTCCTGATTGTCGCCGGCTGCCTCGTCGGCGCAAGTGGCATCATCCTCACCGCGATCATGTGCCGCGCGATGAACCGCTCGCTCGGCAACGTGCTTTTCAGCGGATTCGGCGCCGCCCCTGCGGCCAGCGCCGCCGGCAAGGAGGTAAAAGGCGAGGTGAAGTCGCTCTCCCCGCAAGACGCCTATTACGTGCTCGAGGCGGCGCGGTCGGTGATGTTCGTTCCCGGCTATGGCCTCGCCGTGGCCCAGGCCCAGCACGCGGTGCGCGAGCTCGCTCAGTTGCTCGAAGAGAACGGCGCCGAAGTCGCATACGCGATCCATCCGGTGGCGGGACGCATGCCCGGCCACATGAACGTATTGCTCGCCGAAGCCGACGTGCCCTACGAGCAGTTGCTCGAAATGGACTCGGCGAACCCGCGCATGCCGACGGTTGACGTCGCGATCGTCATAGGCGCGAACGACGTCGTCAATCCGGCCGCCCGCGAGGACGAAGCCAGCCCGCTCTACGGAATGCCGATCATCAACGTCGATCAGGCCCGCACGGTCTTCGTCTCCAAGCGCTCCATGGCCTCCGGCTTCGCCGGCGTAGAGAATCCGCTCTTCTATCTCGAGAACGTTCGGATGGTCTTCGGCGACGCTAAGGCCACGGTCCAGGCGATCATCGGCGAATTCAAGTCCGGCGCGTAG
- a CDS encoding NAD(P) transhydrogenase subunit alpha produces MILLLFTFVLAIFLGFELISKVPSQLHTPLMSGSNAISGITIVGALIAAGEQHDTIATVLGTVALAAATINVVGGYLVTDRMLNMFQAKQGPKK; encoded by the coding sequence ATGATACTGCTGCTATTCACGTTCGTTCTTGCGATTTTCCTGGGCTTTGAGCTCATCTCGAAGGTGCCATCGCAATTGCACACGCCGCTGATGTCCGGTTCGAATGCGATTTCGGGCATCACCATCGTCGGCGCGTTGATCGCCGCCGGAGAGCAGCACGACACCATCGCCACCGTGCTCGGGACCGTTGCCCTGGCCGCCGCCACCATCAACGTGGTCGGCGGATACCTGGTGACCGATCGCATGCTCAACATGTTCCAGGCCAAGCAGGGACCGAAGAAATAA
- a CDS encoding NAD(P) transhydrogenase subunit alpha, with protein MRIFVPREDDPAETRVSLLPDDAGKLIRAGAEIHVEAGLGVTLGLEGSAYEHAGARLTGDRDKALRESDMILRLNKPSLEEVGKIREGAVHVSFLDPYRTPEWARAMALQRVSAISLEMIPRSTLAQKMDVLSSQANLAGYAAVLMGADKLDRILPMMMTPAGTISPARVFIIGVGVAGLQAIATAKRLGARVDAFDVRPETEEQVKSLGAKFLKIDLGGDTKGTAQGYAKELTKEQLDRQRAAMAKQCAQSDIVIAAAQVFGRQAPRLVTTEMRSGMRPGAVIVDLAVETGGNVEGSEFDREVVLNGVRILGFPALARRVPQAASQMLSANMVNFLTHFWDKEKKTFQLRLDDEIMKGCLVTHEGEVRNERVRDLVKALN; from the coding sequence ATGAGGATCTTTGTACCCCGAGAAGACGACCCCGCGGAAACGCGTGTTTCCCTGCTGCCGGACGACGCAGGGAAACTGATCCGCGCCGGCGCCGAGATTCATGTGGAGGCAGGACTAGGTGTGACGCTCGGGCTGGAGGGCTCCGCCTACGAGCACGCAGGCGCCAGGCTCACCGGCGATCGCGACAAGGCGCTGCGCGAATCCGATATGATCCTCCGGCTGAACAAGCCCTCTCTCGAGGAGGTCGGCAAGATCCGCGAAGGCGCCGTCCACGTGAGCTTCCTTGACCCCTACCGCACGCCGGAGTGGGCTCGCGCCATGGCCCTCCAACGCGTCAGCGCGATCAGCCTGGAGATGATCCCCCGCTCGACGCTCGCCCAAAAAATGGACGTGCTCTCGTCGCAGGCCAACCTCGCCGGCTATGCGGCCGTACTCATGGGCGCCGACAAGCTCGATCGAATCCTGCCCATGATGATGACCCCGGCGGGAACCATTTCGCCGGCGCGCGTCTTCATCATCGGCGTCGGCGTGGCCGGATTGCAGGCGATTGCCACGGCCAAGCGGCTTGGCGCCCGCGTCGACGCCTTCGACGTCCGCCCCGAAACCGAAGAGCAGGTGAAGTCGCTCGGCGCCAAGTTCCTCAAGATCGACCTCGGGGGCGACACCAAGGGCACCGCCCAAGGCTACGCCAAGGAACTGACCAAGGAACAACTCGACCGCCAGCGCGCCGCCATGGCCAAGCAGTGCGCACAAAGCGACATCGTCATCGCCGCCGCCCAGGTTTTCGGACGGCAGGCGCCGCGCCTCGTGACCACTGAAATGCGCAGCGGCATGCGCCCGGGCGCTGTTATCGTCGACCTTGCGGTTGAAACCGGGGGCAATGTCGAAGGCTCCGAATTCGATCGCGAAGTTGTACTGAATGGCGTCCGCATCCTAGGCTTCCCTGCCCTCGCGCGCCGCGTGCCGCAGGCCGCCAGCCAGATGCTCTCCGCAAATATGGTCAACTTCCTGACGCACTTCTGGGACAAGGAAAAGAAAACTTTCCAACTGCGGCTCGACGACGAAATCATGAAGGGCTGCCTCGTGACTCACGAAGGCGAGGTTCGCAATGAACGCGTGCGCGACCTGGTGAAGGCATTGAACTGA
- a CDS encoding MFS transporter, with translation MSTGYSAAEQRGWYFYDWANSAFYTTVVSVLLGPYLTSLAKAAADASGNVHLAGIPIAAESVWPYAVSASVLTQVLALPLAGALADYGRRKREMMGALAYIGAAATVAMFFLQGSAWLAGCLLFLVANFTFGASIVVYNSFLPEIAPPEQRDTVSSNGWGFGYLGGGVLLALNLALFSYAGRLGLSEAMAVRVSLASAGVWWAAFTLIPLARLKNRGPQKQTAPGESPLRAALRQLAHTFRELPKYPQTLLFLIAYLIYNDAIQTVITMAVQFGSQELKLPVSDLTATILMVQFVAFGGAMAFNRMAGWIGNKRTVICTLVVWCLSLVYIYAGVYGRAQFFGAAAAVATVLGGSQALSRSIYSFMIPKGREAEYFSVYEISDKGTSWFGPLFFGLAFQWTRSLRVAILSLIAFFAVGILLLARVSVRRAAIEAGNTPPPLD, from the coding sequence ATGAGCACCGGGTACTCCGCCGCGGAGCAGCGCGGCTGGTACTTCTACGACTGGGCGAACTCCGCTTTCTACACCACGGTTGTCTCAGTCCTGCTTGGCCCCTACCTCACCTCGCTGGCGAAAGCAGCCGCTGACGCCTCTGGCAACGTACATCTGGCCGGCATTCCGATCGCCGCCGAGTCGGTCTGGCCCTACGCCGTGTCGGCGTCCGTGCTGACGCAGGTGTTAGCGCTACCCCTGGCCGGCGCGCTTGCCGACTACGGCCGGCGCAAGCGCGAGATGATGGGCGCCCTCGCATACATTGGCGCTGCCGCCACCGTGGCGATGTTTTTTCTTCAAGGGTCCGCCTGGCTCGCCGGCTGTCTGCTTTTCCTCGTTGCGAACTTCACCTTCGGCGCATCCATCGTCGTCTACAACTCCTTCCTCCCGGAAATCGCTCCGCCCGAACAGCGCGATACGGTTTCTTCCAACGGTTGGGGCTTCGGCTATCTCGGCGGCGGCGTGCTGCTTGCCCTCAACCTCGCGCTCTTCTCCTACGCCGGCCGTTTGGGCCTCAGTGAGGCTATGGCCGTCCGCGTCAGCCTCGCATCCGCCGGCGTCTGGTGGGCAGCCTTCACGCTGATCCCGCTCGCGCGTCTGAAGAATCGCGGCCCGCAGAAACAAACCGCACCCGGCGAGAGTCCTCTAAGAGCCGCGCTCCGGCAGTTGGCGCACACTTTCCGCGAACTCCCCAAGTACCCGCAGACCCTCCTTTTCCTCATCGCCTATCTCATCTACAACGACGCGATCCAGACCGTAATCACCATGGCCGTGCAGTTCGGGTCGCAGGAGTTGAAACTGCCCGTGTCGGATCTGACCGCCACCATCCTCATGGTCCAGTTCGTCGCCTTCGGCGGCGCCATGGCATTCAACCGGATGGCCGGGTGGATCGGCAACAAGAGGACGGTGATCTGCACCCTCGTCGTATGGTGCCTCAGCTTGGTCTACATTTATGCCGGAGTCTACGGGCGCGCACAGTTCTTCGGAGCCGCCGCGGCCGTCGCCACCGTTCTCGGCGGCAGCCAGGCGCTCTCGCGATCCATCTACTCGTTCATGATCCCGAAGGGCCGAGAGGCCGAATACTTCTCCGTCTACGAGATCTCGGACAAGGGAACCAGTTGGTTCGGACCGCTTTTCTTCGGCCTCGCCTTTCAATGGACACGCAGCCTGCGCGTCGCCATCCTCTCGTTGATCGCCTTCTTCGCCGTTGGGATTTTGCTACTCGCGCGCGTGAGTGTCCGCCGCGCCGCCATTGAGGCCGGCAACACCCCGCCGCCCCTAGATTAA
- a CDS encoding AMP-binding protein, with translation MARLLVRLLLRFLFRYEVRGPVPRTPPEKLLILSNHQSFLDPAFVFAYCPFDVWWITHTQIAAQWHFRLILRFFNHLVVDTANPLAMKQVVELINSGKPVCLFPEGRLTTTGSLMKVYDGAAFAAFKTGAKILPLNIDGATYSLFNRLEPPIPRIWRPRVTATFFPLTELPEPEGRTARIRRRTASHRLRRMLERNWFTARPTPTLFEAFLDAVDLYGREFEVVSDVRFQPDTYGNVLRGALALGRLTARYTSEGEHVGVAMPNASPAVMLVFGLLGQRRVPAMINYTSGVDGMQSAIDTAGIKTIFTSRVFLEKARLVEKVGALKNVQVLLLEDLRPQFGVMDKIWLILWALRHPRRVMKAARPEDPAIILFTSGSEGKPKGVVLSHASILSNVNQIRAVYEFSNKDKFLAALPIFHSFGLTAGILLPMVTGARVFLYPSPLHYRMIPEMAYDQDCTVLFGTGTFLAKYARFAHEYDFYSVRYVISGAERLPETVRQAYHDRFGIRVMEGYGVTECAPVISVNTPLFAKPGSVGKALPGIECRLEPVPGIDRGGMLHVTGPNLMLGYLKHDAPGKIQPPSSPVGAGWYETGDIVEIDDEGFLTIVGRVKRFAKVAGEMVSLEVVEKVAATASPDRAHAATTVSSVQRGEVILVYTEDRHLERAQLLAAARQNGLPEIAVPRQVVHIDKLPRLGNGKVNYVVLKDIAAKAFPDPQAVTTA, from the coding sequence ATGGCCCGACTCCTGGTTCGCCTGCTGCTACGATTCCTGTTCCGGTACGAGGTCCGCGGCCCGGTCCCGCGCACCCCGCCGGAGAAGCTCCTCATTCTTTCGAACCACCAGAGCTTCCTCGACCCCGCCTTCGTATTCGCCTACTGCCCCTTCGATGTCTGGTGGATCACTCATACCCAGATCGCCGCGCAGTGGCATTTCCGGCTGATCCTTCGCTTCTTCAATCACCTCGTGGTCGACACCGCCAACCCGTTGGCGATGAAACAGGTTGTCGAGCTGATAAATTCCGGTAAACCCGTCTGCCTGTTTCCGGAAGGCCGCCTCACCACCACTGGCAGCCTGATGAAGGTCTATGACGGCGCGGCCTTCGCCGCTTTCAAGACCGGCGCGAAGATCCTCCCGCTCAATATCGACGGCGCCACCTACTCCCTGTTCAACCGCCTCGAGCCGCCGATCCCGCGCATCTGGCGGCCCAGGGTCACCGCAACGTTCTTCCCGCTCACCGAACTCCCTGAGCCGGAAGGCCGCACGGCTCGCATCCGCCGCCGCACCGCCTCTCATCGGCTTCGCCGCATGCTCGAACGCAACTGGTTCACGGCGCGACCGACTCCCACCTTGTTCGAAGCCTTCCTGGACGCCGTGGATCTCTACGGGCGCGAGTTCGAGGTTGTCTCCGATGTCCGCTTCCAGCCGGATACCTACGGCAATGTCCTGCGCGGCGCGCTCGCGCTCGGCCGGCTCACGGCGCGCTACACATCGGAGGGCGAACACGTCGGTGTCGCCATGCCGAACGCCTCCCCGGCCGTCATGTTGGTCTTCGGCCTGCTCGGCCAGCGCCGCGTCCCGGCGATGATCAACTACACCTCGGGCGTCGACGGCATGCAGAGCGCCATCGACACGGCGGGCATCAAGACGATCTTCACCTCGCGCGTCTTCCTTGAGAAGGCCCGGCTGGTGGAAAAAGTCGGCGCGTTGAAAAACGTCCAGGTGCTTTTGCTCGAGGACTTGCGCCCGCAGTTCGGCGTAATGGACAAGATCTGGCTGATCCTCTGGGCCTTGCGCCATCCGCGGCGCGTGATGAAGGCTGCCCGGCCCGAAGATCCCGCGATCATTCTGTTCACCTCCGGCTCCGAGGGCAAGCCCAAGGGCGTCGTGTTGAGCCACGCTTCAATCCTCTCCAACGTCAATCAGATCCGCGCAGTGTACGAATTCTCGAATAAGGACAAGTTCCTCGCCGCGCTGCCGATCTTCCACAGCTTCGGACTGACCGCTGGGATCCTCCTGCCGATGGTTACCGGTGCGCGAGTCTTCCTGTACCCGTCGCCGCTGCATTATCGGATGATCCCGGAAATGGCCTATGACCAGGACTGCACCGTGCTCTTCGGCACTGGGACGTTCCTCGCCAAGTACGCCCGCTTCGCCCACGAATATGACTTCTACTCAGTGCGCTACGTGATCTCGGGCGCGGAGCGGCTGCCCGAAACCGTTCGCCAGGCCTACCATGACCGGTTCGGCATTCGCGTCATGGAAGGGTACGGCGTCACCGAATGCGCCCCGGTCATCTCGGTGAACACGCCCTTGTTCGCAAAACCTGGCTCGGTGGGCAAAGCGCTTCCTGGCATCGAATGCCGGCTCGAGCCGGTACCGGGCATCGACCGAGGCGGGATGCTTCACGTCACAGGGCCGAATCTCATGCTCGGCTATCTCAAGCACGACGCGCCGGGGAAGATCCAGCCCCCGAGTTCGCCGGTGGGGGCCGGCTGGTACGAAACCGGCGATATCGTCGAGATCGACGACGAAGGCTTCCTCACCATCGTGGGGCGCGTCAAGCGGTTCGCGAAAGTCGCCGGCGAGATGGTGTCTCTTGAGGTCGTGGAGAAGGTGGCCGCCACCGCCTCGCCCGATCGCGCACACGCCGCCACCACCGTCTCCAGCGTTCAGCGCGGCGAAGTCATCCTCGTGTACACCGAAGACCGCCACCTCGAACGCGCGCAGTTGCTCGCGGCCGCGCGCCAGAACGGTCTCCCGGAAATCGCCGTTCCGCGCCAGGTCGTGCACATCGACAAGCTCCCTCGGCTCGGCAATGGCAAGGTGAACTACGTCGTGCTGAAGGACATCGCAGCCAAAGCCTTCCCGGACCCGCAAGCGGTCACCACCGCATGA